In a genomic window of Bradyrhizobium sp. LLZ17:
- a CDS encoding general stress protein, which translates to MTVTISRLYDNYSDAQRAVTNLEAAGVPHSDLSIVANNSDNWYSTDKKVDRDRDGVDDRTEGAATGAGLGAGVGGAAGLLAGLGLLAIPGLGPVVAAGWLASTALGAVAGGATGGVVGALTQAGVSDEEAPLYAEGVRRGGTLVSARVPDADRARYEAILNQSAVNLRDRSAAWQKAGWKSYDPSAQPYGAEEVRKERQLYSTGVR; encoded by the coding sequence ATGACCGTTACGATTTCACGTCTCTACGATAACTACTCCGATGCGCAGCGCGCCGTGACGAACCTGGAAGCTGCGGGCGTGCCGCATTCGGATCTGAGCATCGTCGCGAACAATTCCGACAACTGGTACAGCACGGACAAGAAGGTCGATCGCGATCGCGACGGGGTTGACGATCGGACGGAAGGTGCGGCTACGGGAGCGGGCCTCGGCGCAGGTGTTGGTGGTGCTGCCGGCTTGCTCGCGGGCCTTGGTTTGTTGGCTATCCCCGGGCTGGGGCCCGTCGTGGCGGCCGGGTGGCTCGCGTCGACCGCGCTCGGTGCCGTTGCCGGCGGAGCTACGGGCGGCGTTGTCGGGGCATTGACGCAAGCCGGCGTATCCGATGAGGAAGCTCCGCTCTATGCCGAAGGTGTGAGGCGCGGCGGTACGCTGGTTTCAGCCCGTGTGCCGGATGCGGACCGGGCGCGATACGAAGCGATCCTGAACCAGTCCGCCGTCAATCTTCGCGACCGGAGCGCAGCCTGGCAGAAGGCTGGGTGGAAGAGTTACGATCCATCCGCCCAGCCTTATGGCGCGGAGGAGGTCCGCAAAGAGCGGCAACTCTACAGTACCGGTGTGCGATGA